One window of Candidatus Dechloromonas phosphoritropha genomic DNA carries:
- a CDS encoding type II toxin-antitoxin system RelE/ParE family toxin: MMRLVFSTESQSDLLEIAAFIARDNPARARSFVDELEADCARLVDHPGIGAPRPDLREGLRMLTHGRYLIFYRAEPNVVRIERVLHGARNLGPLFDQ; this comes from the coding sequence GTGATGCGTCTGGTATTCTCGACCGAAAGCCAGAGCGACCTTCTTGAAATCGCCGCCTTCATCGCCCGCGACAACCCGGCGCGGGCGCGGTCGTTCGTCGATGAGCTTGAGGCCGATTGCGCCAGGCTTGTCGATCATCCGGGGATTGGCGCACCGCGCCCCGATCTGCGCGAAGGGCTGCGGATGCTCACGCATGGGCGCTACCTCATTTTCTACCGGGCCGAGCCGAATGTCGTGCGGATCGAGCGGGTGCTACACGGCGCTCGTAATCTAGGACCGCTGTTCGACCAGTAG
- a CDS encoding type II toxin-antitoxin system ParD family antitoxin — protein MPTSVALGSHFEKFVKAQLASGRYNNASEVIREGLRMLEDQEMLRAFKLDALRAEIQKGVDSGPGLPAEQVFANLRRRIDEVASENGVE, from the coding sequence ATGCCCACCAGTGTCGCCCTTGGCTCCCATTTCGAGAAGTTCGTCAAAGCCCAGCTTGCATCGGGCCGCTACAACAACGCGAGCGAAGTTATCCGGGAGGGGCTGCGGATGCTCGAAGATCAGGAAATGCTTCGGGCGTTCAAGCTGGATGCGCTCCGCGCCGAAATTCAGAAGGGTGTCGACAGCGGCCCCGGTCTTCCCGCCGAACAGGTGTTCGCCAATCTGCGCCGACGGATTGATGAAGTCGCCAGCGAAAACGGTGTGGAGTGA
- a CDS encoding recombinase family protein yields the protein MHGQRIGYVRVSSFDQNPERQLEQVSVDRLFTDKASGKDTQRPELERLLAFVREGDTVVVHSMDRLAQKLTQRGVRIEFVKESLTFTGEDSPMANLMLSVMGAFAEFERALIRERQREGIALAKQRGAYRGRKKSLSGEKIAELKRRVAAGEQKAKLARELCISRETLYQYLRTDD from the coding sequence TTGCACGGTCAGCGCATCGGCTACGTTCGCGTCAGCAGCTTCGACCAGAATCCGGAACGCCAGCTTGAGCAGGTTTCGGTAGACCGGCTGTTCACTGATAAGGCATCGGGCAAGGACACCCAGCGCCCCGAGCTGGAACGGCTGCTCGCCTTCGTGCGCGAGGGCGACACGGTGGTGGTGCACAGCATGGACCGCCTGGCGCAGAAGCTCACCCAACGCGGGGTGCGCATTGAGTTCGTCAAGGAGAGTCTGACCTTCACCGGCGAGGATTCGCCGATGGCGAACCTCATGCTGTCGGTAATGGGCGCATTCGCCGAGTTCGAGCGCGCCCTGATCCGCGAGCGGCAGCGCGAGGGCATCGCGCTCGCCAAGCAGCGCGGGGCGTACAGGGGCCGTAAGAAGTCTCTGAGCGGTGAAAAGATCGCTGAACTGAAACGGCGCGTCGCGGCGGGCGAGCAGAAGGCCAAGCTCGCCCGCGAGTTATGCATCAGCCGCGAAACCCTGTACCAGTATCTGAGAACGGATGACTGA
- a CDS encoding IS110 family transposase: MSIVTAGIDLAKNVFALHGIDQSGQAVFVKPKVARSQLLEMVANLPPCLIGMEACSGAHHWARLFRQFGHTVKLMAPKFVAPYRMSGKRGKNDAADAAAICEAVTRPNMRFVPIKDIDQQAILCLHRTRQGFIEERTALYNRLRGLISEFGIVLPQKVERLRREIGAHLEQLPGWANRCVGDLLSHADRLNERITEYAPEEVPLGDDRAIAEAARQDRRSRQLMQLPGLGPTTASALVASLGGGHDFKNGRQLAAWVGLVPGQYSSGGKARLGRITKAGDAYLRSLLVMGARSVLAGLGDKQDRFSRWARALVERRGYWKAAVAIAAKNLRLAWAVMKYGEDFRLTAEPA, encoded by the coding sequence ATGAGTATTGTCACCGCCGGCATTGATCTCGCCAAGAATGTATTCGCTTTACATGGCATTGACCAGAGCGGCCAGGCAGTTTTTGTCAAACCGAAGGTGGCGCGTAGCCAATTGCTGGAGATGGTCGCCAATCTACCGCCTTGTCTGATCGGTATGGAGGCCTGCTCGGGTGCGCATCACTGGGCAAGACTGTTCCGGCAGTTCGGGCACACCGTCAAACTGATGGCGCCCAAATTCGTGGCGCCGTACCGGATGAGCGGCAAGCGCGGCAAGAATGATGCGGCGGATGCCGCCGCGATCTGCGAAGCCGTCACCCGGCCCAATATGCGCTTCGTGCCAATCAAGGACATCGACCAGCAAGCCATCCTCTGTCTGCACCGCACCCGGCAAGGCTTCATCGAAGAGCGCACCGCCCTCTACAACCGTCTGCGCGGGTTGATCAGCGAGTTCGGCATCGTCCTGCCGCAGAAAGTCGAGCGCCTGCGCCGGGAAATCGGCGCCCACCTCGAACAACTACCCGGCTGGGCCAACCGCTGTGTCGGCGATCTTCTTTCCCACGCTGACCGTCTCAACGAACGCATCACGGAATACGCCCCGGAGGAAGTCCCCTTGGGGGACGACCGCGCCATCGCCGAAGCCGCCCGGCAAGATCGGCGCAGCCGCCAGCTCATGCAACTGCCCGGCCTCGGGCCGACCACTGCCAGTGCCCTGGTCGCCAGTCTGGGTGGTGGGCACGACTTCAAGAACGGCCGCCAACTCGCCGCCTGGGTCGGCTTGGTTCCAGGTCAATACAGCAGCGGCGGCAAAGCAAGATTGGGCAGGATTACCAAAGCGGGTGACGCCTACCTGCGCAGCCTGCTCGTCATGGGTGCCCGCTCTGTCCTCGCCGGTCTGGGTGACAAGCAAGATCGCTTCAGCCGTTGGGCTCGCGCCCTGGTTGAACGACGCGGCTACTGGAAAGCGGCGGTCGCCATTGCTGCCAAGAATCTGCGGCTGGCCTGGGCCGTCATGAAATATGGGGAAGATTTCCGGTTGACCGCGGAACCCGCCTGA